The Deltaproteobacteria bacterium nucleotide sequence AACTGAAAATGGGAGCCGGAGCCTTCGTCTGCGGTGAGGAGACCGCCCTGATGGCTTCCATTGAAGGCCGGCGGGGCATGCCCCGGCCGCGCCCTCCCTTCCCGGCCCAGGCAGGCCTGGACGGGAAGCCTACCAATATCAATAACGTAGAAACGTTTGCCAATGTCCGTTCCATCCTCTTAAACGGCAGCGATTGGTATGCAAGCGTGGGAACCGAGGAAAGCAAGGGAACCAAGATCTTCTCGCTGGCGGGTAAGGTAAACAACACCGGGCTGGTAGAGGTTCCGGTCGGCATCTCCATGCGGGAAGTAATTTTCGGGATCGGGGGGGGAATTCCTAAAGGGCGCCGGTTTAAAGCCGTCCAGATGGGAGGACCCTCGGGGGGATGCGTGACCGAAAAATATCTGGATCTTCCCATCGACTATGGTTCTTTACAGGCCATCGGGTCGATCATGGGTTCGGGCGGCATGGTGGTCATGGATGAGAATAACTGCATGGTGGAAATTGCCCGCTTCTTCCTCAGTTTTACTCAGTCCGAATCCTGCGGGAAATGCAGCCCCTGCCGCCTGGGAACCACGGAAATGCTCAAAATCCTCACCCGCATTACCCAGGGGGAAGGTCAGGAAAAAGACATCGACCTGCTCATCAAAATCGGCCATGCGGTTCGCGATTCCGCCCTTTGCGGGTTGGGGCAGACCTGTGCCAAACCGGTCCTTTCCACCATTAAATATTTTCGGGATGAATATGAAGCCCATATTCGGGATAAACGTTGTCCCGGAGCAGTCTGCGAAGCCCTGGTGGTTTCCGCCTGCCATCATACCTGTCCGGTGGGAATTAGCGTCCCTAAATACATCGCCGCTATTGCCGAAGGAAAGTATGCTGAAGCCGCCGAGGTGATCCGGGAAAGAAATCCTTTCCCGGCCATATGCGGGCGGATCTGCCATCATCCTTGCGAAATCAAGTGCCGGCGGGGAGAACTGGACGAAGCCGTGGCCATTCGTTCCCTCAAGCGGTTCGCAGCAGACTGGTATTTCAATTTTATTTTCCAGACTCCAGAGCCTTTTCCCTTAACCAAAAAGCAGAAAGTGGCCATCATCGGCGCCGGCCCGACGGGATTGACCTGTGCTTACTACCTCAGGAGGATGGGTTATCCCGTTACGGTCTTCGAAGCCCTTCCGGTGGGGGGCGGAATGTTGATGGTGGGAGTTCCGGAATTTCGCCTTCCCAAGGCTGTCGTTCAGAAAGAAATCGAATATCTTCAGCAACGCGGGGTGGAGATTCGCTACAATCACCCCATCAATGTCAATTATACGATCGATTCCCTGAGGGAAGAAGGCTACCAGGCTGTGTTCATTGCCGCCGGGAGTCAGAAGAGTCAGAAAATAGGAATCCCGGGAGAGGATGAAAGCCTGGCGGGCCTGTATTACGGGTTGGGGTTCCTCCGGGAAGTGAAATTGGAGAAAGAGATCGAGATCGGTCAGAAAGTGATCATCATCGGAGGGGGTAATGTAGCCATCGATGTGGCCCGCTCAGCCCGCCGCTTGAGATGGGATAGAGAGGGACAGCCAGAGGTTCATGTATTTTGTCTCGAATCCCGGGAAGAGATGCCCGCCACCAATGAAGAAGTGGAAGCAGCCCTGGAAGAAGGAATTTTCATTCATTATTCTTTGGGAGTTAAGAGGGTCCTGAGTGATAAAGGGAAATTTGCGGGAATTGAAACCATCGCCGTGCAATCGGTCTTCGACCAGGAGGGGCGATTCAACCCAACGTTTACCCCCGGATCGGAGGGCTTGTTTCAAGGGGACACGATCGTGATGGCGGTGGGCCAAGCCCCGGATCTCTCCTTCCTTCCTGCCGATAGTAAATTGGAGCGAACCAAGTGGGAAACTTTAGTGGTGAATGCCAACACCCTCGCTACCAATATCGAGGGCATCTTTGCCGGGGGGGATTTTG carries:
- the nuoF gene encoding NADH-quinone oxidoreductase subunit NuoF, encoding MTRLLSSQALNDFRERICRESDPQKTCIRICMTGCRAYGAAEVRKAFEEELKARGLSTKVELRDTGCQGFCARAPVVSIDPYGYFYQEVTTADVVHIIARTIQQGEILGHLLYEDPRSGMKIPYWEQIPFFKGQTRRVLEHCGRVDPTKMIHYIARNGYAGFQKALMMTPEEIIGTMERSGLRGRGGAGFPTGRKWRLAHLSPHSPKYIVCNADEGDPGAFMDRAVLEGDPHSVLEGMLIGAYAIGAEYGYIYVREEYPIAVDHLTIAILQAKELGLLGENILGSGFNFSLELKMGAGAFVCGEETALMASIEGRRGMPRPRPPFPAQAGLDGKPTNINNVETFANVRSILLNGSDWYASVGTEESKGTKIFSLAGKVNNTGLVEVPVGISMREVIFGIGGGIPKGRRFKAVQMGGPSGGCVTEKYLDLPIDYGSLQAIGSIMGSGGMVVMDENNCMVEIARFFLSFTQSESCGKCSPCRLGTTEMLKILTRITQGEGQEKDIDLLIKIGHAVRDSALCGLGQTCAKPVLSTIKYFRDEYEAHIRDKRCPGAVCEALVVSACHHTCPVGISVPKYIAAIAEGKYAEAAEVIRERNPFPAICGRICHHPCEIKCRRGELDEAVAIRSLKRFAADWYFNFIFQTPEPFPLTKKQKVAIIGAGPTGLTCAYYLRRMGYPVTVFEALPVGGGMLMVGVPEFRLPKAVVQKEIEYLQQRGVEIRYNHPINVNYTIDSLREEGYQAVFIAAGSQKSQKIGIPGEDESLAGLYYGLGFLREVKLEKEIEIGQKVIIIGGGNVAIDVARSARRLRWDREGQPEVHVFCLESREEMPATNEEVEAALEEGIFIHYSLGVKRVLSDKGKFAGIETIAVQSVFDQEGRFNPTFTPGSEGLFQGDTIVMAVGQAPDLSFLPADSKLERTKWETLVVNANTLATNIEGIFAGGDFVTGPTHIIEAIAAGRRAAVSIDKSFHKDTSPVIFFDQKESGGPEDLSEKLSTVEEGKPRVKSVFLPPEDRVHDFREIELGFTEEKAREEAKRCLRC